In a single window of the Amycolatopsis sp. cg5 genome:
- a CDS encoding sorbosone dehydrogenase family protein gives MSRSRPCLLAMLVTVLVTGLITPSAHADEQVLDPLPTPAVSGLGLTLKEIATLPKSEPVPAPTDSRLKRWNRINYLGELPDHSGRLYVPDLNGKLYFLKDGQQHVYLDVGAEAAGADFYTHKGLGSGFGFVAFDPRFAKNGRFYTIHTEAWGALTSKKPDLAYPEQQTAQGVLTEWTATDPKADVFSGTHREVLRLGFEGQLHGIQEIGFNPTAHWWDADYGLLYLAVGDGGVGTKNSVPQDLLMPQGKILRIDPRGTNSANGKYGIPRANPFVGKAGVLGEIYASGMRDPYRFSWDPAGWRHQMFLGHIGEKAVESVYEITPGANLGWSEREGPFLYKRGDPSCGVFPLPPDDAKFGYTYPVAAFDHNRLASQKPCADSGNALMGGFVYRGHKLDGLYGKYLFAEGVSGTVLYSDVRQMRIGAPLAKVQQLMLYNEAGKRVTMQELAGDPRVDLRFGQDQSGELYLTAKANGKIWKITGTRRFADCRVGHTEVSHATSARDWAPVTPAKWQFPGREVVLAQAGEQRPGPRRPFEYAVLTKGPVFGSVRIDAEVRLDTPVDIPNRDVIIVFGYQSDTQFYYAHLSQDNTIYPHNGIFAVNNADRLRIDDQWDAARSVGALPAVKDARWHDVEVTHCAATGEIAVYVDGSDAPLMTAIDPTFKSGRVGFGSFDNIGRLRDLTVTGTREK, from the coding sequence ATGTCCAGATCCAGACCGTGCTTACTGGCCATGCTCGTCACCGTACTGGTGACCGGCTTGATCACGCCGTCGGCACACGCCGATGAGCAAGTGCTCGATCCCTTGCCGACACCGGCCGTCTCCGGCCTCGGCCTGACGCTCAAGGAGATCGCGACCCTCCCGAAGTCCGAACCGGTGCCCGCGCCGACCGACAGCCGGTTGAAACGCTGGAACCGGATCAACTACCTCGGTGAGCTGCCGGACCACTCGGGCCGGTTGTACGTGCCCGACCTCAACGGCAAGCTGTACTTCCTGAAAGACGGTCAGCAGCACGTCTACCTCGACGTCGGCGCGGAAGCCGCCGGCGCCGACTTCTACACGCACAAGGGCCTCGGCAGCGGCTTCGGCTTCGTCGCCTTCGACCCGCGGTTCGCGAAGAACGGGCGGTTCTACACCATCCACACCGAGGCGTGGGGCGCGCTGACCAGCAAGAAGCCCGACCTCGCGTATCCGGAGCAGCAGACGGCGCAGGGCGTGCTCACCGAGTGGACCGCCACCGACCCGAAGGCCGACGTCTTTTCCGGCACGCACCGCGAGGTGCTGCGCCTCGGGTTCGAAGGCCAGCTGCACGGCATCCAGGAGATCGGCTTCAACCCGACCGCGCACTGGTGGGACGCCGACTACGGCCTGTTGTACCTGGCCGTCGGCGACGGCGGCGTCGGCACGAAGAACTCGGTTCCGCAAGATCTCCTTATGCCGCAAGGAAAGATCCTCCGCATCGACCCTCGTGGCACGAACAGCGCCAACGGCAAGTACGGCATTCCGCGCGCGAACCCGTTCGTGGGCAAGGCGGGCGTGCTCGGTGAGATCTACGCGTCCGGCATGCGTGACCCGTACCGCTTCAGCTGGGACCCGGCGGGCTGGCGGCACCAGATGTTCCTCGGGCACATCGGCGAGAAGGCCGTCGAGTCGGTCTACGAGATCACGCCGGGCGCCAACCTCGGCTGGAGTGAGCGGGAAGGGCCGTTCCTCTACAAGCGCGGCGATCCGAGCTGCGGTGTCTTCCCGCTGCCGCCCGACGACGCGAAGTTCGGCTACACCTACCCGGTCGCCGCGTTCGACCACAACCGGCTCGCCAGCCAGAAACCCTGTGCCGACAGCGGAAACGCGCTCATGGGCGGGTTCGTCTACCGTGGACACAAGCTCGACGGCCTGTACGGCAAGTACCTCTTCGCCGAAGGGGTCAGCGGCACGGTGCTCTACAGCGACGTGCGCCAGATGCGGATCGGCGCGCCGCTGGCGAAGGTCCAGCAGCTGATGCTCTACAACGAGGCGGGCAAGCGCGTCACCATGCAGGAACTCGCCGGCGACCCGCGGGTCGACCTGCGCTTCGGCCAGGACCAATCGGGCGAGTTGTACTTGACGGCCAAGGCGAACGGCAAGATCTGGAAGATCACCGGCACCCGCCGGTTCGCGGACTGCCGCGTCGGGCACACCGAGGTCTCGCACGCCACGAGCGCCAGGGACTGGGCGCCGGTCACCCCGGCGAAGTGGCAGTTCCCCGGCCGCGAGGTCGTGCTCGCGCAGGCGGGGGAGCAGCGGCCGGGACCGCGCAGGCCGTTCGAGTACGCCGTGCTGACCAAGGGGCCGGTGTTCGGGTCCGTGCGGATCGACGCCGAGGTCCGGCTGGACACCCCGGTCGACATCCCCAACCGCGACGTGATCATCGTGTTCGGCTACCAGTCGGATACGCAGTTCTATTACGCGCATCTCTCGCAGGACAACACGATCTATCCGCACAACGGGATCTTCGCGGTCAACAACGCCGACCGGCTCCGCATCGACGACCAATGGGACGCCGCGCGTTCGGTCGGCGCGCTGCCCGCGGTCAAAGACGCGCGGTGGCATGACGTCGAAGTGACGCACTGCGCGGCGACCGGCGAGATCGCGGTCTACGTCGACGGCTCCGACGCGCCGCTGATGACCGCGATCGACCCCACGTTCAAGTCCGGCCGGGTCGGCTTCGGCTCGTTCGACAACATCGGGCGCCTGCGCGACCTGACCGTCACCGGCACCAGGGAGAAATGA
- a CDS encoding LamG-like jellyroll fold domain-containing protein, producing the protein MKRLLALPLAVVLGLSLAVPAQASVEHWPRGVFPTLSRNLVAYYDFEHPVKGQPAQEADQGRSGTTINLVNGGAAMRVRDGVSSRNSLQVKQVNPTAKGTDDWKAGLYTPGGQPTLKAFNGAKEATIMGWVKMTGENPSPNPGSSTPGARYGAVGLVGLLSGNSDGHAVRALLELINVDGKLHLVALGRRVDGAASQTFAATEDWQKLLPLNEWVFLAATFDYDNGTMALYRNGEPVDGFYVDKGDPWAVAGEPEPDLASATNPLGIKIGGSFPQNTREGNPCNCRMDDLMFLDRAARPWEVRLQYLWARL; encoded by the coding sequence ATGAAACGGCTTTTGGCGTTGCCGCTGGCGGTGGTGCTCGGCTTGTCGCTGGCGGTTCCCGCCCAGGCGAGTGTGGAGCACTGGCCTCGCGGTGTTTTCCCGACCCTGTCAAGGAATCTGGTCGCTTACTACGACTTCGAGCACCCGGTGAAGGGGCAGCCCGCGCAGGAGGCCGACCAAGGGCGGTCCGGCACGACCATCAACCTCGTCAACGGCGGCGCGGCCATGCGCGTCCGCGACGGCGTATCCAGCCGGAACTCGTTGCAGGTCAAGCAGGTCAACCCGACGGCGAAGGGCACCGACGACTGGAAGGCCGGGCTCTACACGCCGGGTGGCCAGCCGACGCTCAAGGCGTTCAACGGCGCCAAAGAGGCGACGATCATGGGCTGGGTCAAGATGACCGGCGAGAACCCGAGCCCCAACCCGGGGTCGTCCACCCCCGGCGCCCGCTACGGCGCGGTCGGCCTGGTCGGCCTGCTCTCGGGCAACTCCGACGGGCACGCCGTCCGCGCGCTGCTCGAACTGATCAACGTCGACGGCAAGCTCCACCTGGTCGCGCTCGGCAGGCGGGTCGACGGCGCCGCGTCACAGACCTTCGCGGCCACCGAGGACTGGCAGAAGTTGTTGCCGCTCAACGAATGGGTGTTCCTGGCAGCGACGTTCGACTACGACAACGGCACGATGGCCCTGTACCGCAACGGTGAGCCGGTCGACGGGTTCTACGTCGACAAGGGCGACCCGTGGGCCGTCGCGGGCGAGCCGGAGCCGGACCTCGCGTCGGCGACCAACCCGCTCGGCATCAAGATCGGCGGCAGCTTCCCGCAGAACACGCGCGAGGGCAACCCGTGCAACTGCCGCATGGACGACCTGATGTTCCTCGACCGCGCCGCGCGGCCGTGGGAGGTCCGCCTCCAGTACCTCTGGGCGAGGCTTTAA